The following DNA comes from Lentibacillus sp. Marseille-P4043.
TTCCCCATCATTCGCGAGTATCATACCGATCCTTGCCAAATCATCAACCGTTGCCTCGATGGAGCATTGTTTAAAATACGTCTCTAACGTAATATTTAAATCTGATTCCAAAAAGCCGGTCTCCAACAAGTAATAACCAATTGCCCTGTTTCGCATCGAGGAATCACGTTCAGATTCATAAACATCCACATTAATCGCTGGACGATATCCAAGCATCATTTCCATCAAATCAAGGATTGGTTTTAATTTTTCATCGGATGTTTTTCCTTGTAAAATCGATGTAACGGTGATGGCACCTGCATTAATTAATGGATTAAACGGCTTTTTCAATTGCTTCATTTCCAAATGCATAATTGAATTGAATGCCTCACCTGTAGGTTCAACGTCTACCCGATCAAGCATATAGCCAACCCCTCGCTCCATACAGGCGGCAATGAAGCTTAGGACCTTAGATATACTTTGTACCGTAAACGGAACATTCACATCGCCAGAACGAATGGTCATTCCATTTCTCCCGATAATCGAAATACCTAAATTGTCTCGATTTGCCTCAGCCAGGATGGGTATATAAGAAGCTACTTCCCCTTCAGTCGTATGCTTCCGATAAAAGGATACCCAGTCATCCACATAATTTTCAAGCCATTCCTGCGTTAATTCCGTATTCCAATTTGCTGCTCCTTGGACCATACACTCACCTCACAATTATTGTATCTATGTAAAAATTCCCTGTTATAATCATACTTATGTCACCAAACGTGTATCGCTACATCTTCGCAGCTATATTTTTTACAAAGGGGATAATGTTATGCGGAACACGACCTGTTAATAGCATACCTATTTAAAATACTTCCTCATAAAACAGATTACAAAACTTAGGGAGAGGTAATCATATCATTGAAGTGATGGATAATTCAATCGAACATATCGGCTGAACAGGGAAAACTTGATTTTTGTCCGGCGACTTTTCATGTTCGTCCGGCGACTTTCTGCTTTCGTCCGGCGACTTTTCGCTTTCGTTCGGCGACTTTTCGCTTTTGTTCGGCGACTTTCCACTTTCGTCCGGCGACTTTCCGCTTTCGTCCGGCGACTTTCCACTTTCGTCCGGCGACTTTCTGCTTTCGTCCGGCGACTTTCCACTTTCGTCCGGCGACTTTCTGCTTTCGTCCGGCGACTTTCTGCTTTCGTCCGGCGACTTTCCGCTTTTGTTCGGCGACTTTCCGCTTTTATAAAAAAAGAGACTAACCGAAGCTAGTCCCTCAAAAATATCAATCTTATTTTCCAATAAATTGTTGTGTCCAGTAGTCTCCATCCGCAGCATATCCTACTCCAATATGCGTGAAGTCAGGATTTAAAATGTTGGCGCGGTGACCTTCACTGTTCATCCATGCATTGACTACTTCTTCAGGTGTACGTTGACCTCTGGCAATATTTTCACCAGCTGTGCGGTAGCTAATGCCATATGACTTCATCATATCGAATGGTGAGCCGTAAGTCGGGCTATTATGATCGAAATAACCATTTGCTTGCATATCGCGTGATTTTTCGCGAGCGACTCTACTTAACTCTAAATCTGCTTTAAGTGGTGATAAGCCCTGTTTTGCCCGCTCGTCATTTGTTAAATCCACAACCTGTTGCTCATATTGACTTAATTGAGGTAATTGTGATTGTGATTGATTATGTTGTTCTTGCTTATTAGCACCTGATTGTTGTGCTTGTGAATTTGTTTTTTCTGGTTGTTTTTGGGTTTTTTCAGGTTGCTCTTGTTTTGATTGTTCTTGCGTTTGCTTTGATTGTTCTTCGGTTTTCTTAGGTTGTTCCTGAGCCTTTTCTGACTGTTTCACATCGTGCTTGTTCTCGGCATGCGTTGCCTTTTTATTATTCCAATCCCAATTGATATGGTGTTTTTTAAAATAATTACTTAATAGATTACTAAAATCATCTTGTGAAAAGCTATTCCAATGTCCACCATTCACAGAATAATAGACTTTATATTGTTGACCCTGTGAATGATCAGTACTTGCTGATGCATCTACAGAGGATAATGAACCGCCAAATAATAATGCTGTCGATAATGCTGTAACGACCCCGATTTTTTTGAACATCTTGCTACACTCTCCTTTGGTTTTTGTTTTTGCAAAATAATCATAGCATGCATTTTTTGTAATAAAAGTGGAAGTCCTTACCAAATCTCGTTTACTAGAGATAGTTTACAAGTGAGTATAGCAAAAACCTTTTATTTATAGGAAAAATATCAATTCCTAATATCGGGCAAATAGGAAAATCCTCAATGGGTTGGAAAAACATACAAATAACTGGCTATTGACACGGATTTATTTTCGCCTGTTATATTACAAAATTATCAGATTTGTAATGATAATGTCACTTGATTTTTTCCTATTTATTGTTCCCGTTTGGCGCTATAACAGATGGATTTTCTTGTTAAATAACAAATAATGTAAAGTACTTATCTACCCCCATAAATTGTGTTATGGTATAGAAATGCTATACAAGAAAATTGTCATCATTGGAGGAGCTTATATGTTATCTAATGCCGAAATTGGAATAGATTTAGGTACTGCAAATATTCTTGTTTATTCAAAAACAAAAGGAATTGTCTTAAACGAGCCATCAGTTGTGGCCATCGATATTAATACAAAAAACGTCGTTGCTGTAGGTGCTGAGGCGAAAGAAATGGTAGGAAAAACACCACAGAATATTGTCCCAATCCGACCATTAAAGGACGGGGTCATTGCGGACTATGATATAACCGCACAAATGTTAAAGGAATTTTTGAAAAAGGTAAGCAAAAAAATGGGATTATCAATGCGGAAACCAACTGTTGTTGTATGCACGCCTTCTGGAAGTACAACGGTAGAGCGTCGGGCTATTCATAACGCCGTTTCAAGCTACGGTGCAAAACACGTTCATTTAATCGAAGAACCAGTTGCCGCTGCAATTGGTGCCGATTTACCAGTTGATGAGCCAATTGCCAATGTTGTCGTTGATATTGGCGGCGGAACTTCTGAAGTAGGCATCATTTCGTTCGGCGGAGTTGTTTCTTGTCAGTCTGTACGAATCGGCGGAGACAAAATGGATGAAGAAATCATTAATTACATCCGCAAAAAATATAACATTTTAATCGGTGAACGTACCGCCGAAAATATTAAAATGGAAATTGGTTACGCGTACCCCGATCATGATGAGGAAACGATGGAAGTCCGCGGCCGTGATATGGTAAACGGACTGCCTAAAACAGTAACCGTGTCATCAAAAGAAATTTACAACGCCTTAAAAGAATCCCTGCAACAAATATTAGAAGCAATCCGCGCAACATTGGAAAACTGCCCACCAGAATTAAGTGGCGATATTGTTGACAGAGGAATTGTATTAACTGGCGGCGGATCCTTATTAAACGGAATGAAAGATTGGCTCGCAAGTGAAATATTCGTTCCCGTTCACATTGCACCAAACCCACTTGAATCTGTTGCTATCGGGACAGGGCGCGCCCTAAAAATGATCACCAAACTACAAAAAGCAGCAAAATAATATCTGAATCGTGCATCCCAGTGTGGTGCACGATTTTATTTTGGGTCGATGTTCTCCCGCTCGGGTTGATGTTTCAGCATTCGGGCTGATGTTTCCCCATTCGGGCTGATGTTCTCTCGCTTCCGGTCGATGTTTCCGTATTCAGGTTGATGTTCTCTCGTTTCCGGTCGATGTTTCCCCGTTCGGGTTGATGTTCTCGCATTCGAGCTGATGTTTCAGCGTTCGGGTTGATGTTTCCGCGCTCGGGTTGATGTTTCAGCATTCGGGTTGATGTTCTCTCGCTTCCGGTCGATGTTTCCGCTTTC
Coding sequences within:
- a CDS encoding CAP domain-containing protein; this encodes MFKKIGVVTALSTALLFGGSLSSVDASASTDHSQGQQYKVYYSVNGGHWNSFSQDDFSNLLSNYFKKHHINWDWNNKKATHAENKHDVKQSEKAQEQPKKTEEQSKQTQEQSKQEQPEKTQKQPEKTNSQAQQSGANKQEQHNQSQSQLPQLSQYEQQVVDLTNDERAKQGLSPLKADLELSRVAREKSRDMQANGYFDHNSPTYGSPFDMMKSYGISYRTAGENIARGQRTPEEVVNAWMNSEGHRANILNPDFTHIGVGYAADGDYWTQQFIGK
- a CDS encoding glutaminase — translated: MVQGAANWNTELTQEWLENYVDDWVSFYRKHTTEGEVASYIPILAEANRDNLGISIIGRNGMTIRSGDVNVPFTVQSISKVLSFIAACMERGVGYMLDRVDVEPTGEAFNSIMHLEMKQLKKPFNPLINAGAITVTSILQGKTSDEKLKPILDLMEMMLGYRPAINVDVYESERDSSMRNRAIGYYLLETGFLESDLNITLETYFKQCSIEATVDDLARIGMILANDGEDPKSEEEIIPRQVARIAKALMLTCGMYDASGKFATYVGIPAKSGVSGGIMAVAPPRVREEELPFIDGCGIGVYGPALDDKGNSVAGIRLLRHIAKQWDLSIF
- the mreBH gene encoding rod-share determining protein MreBH; translated protein: MLSNAEIGIDLGTANILVYSKTKGIVLNEPSVVAIDINTKNVVAVGAEAKEMVGKTPQNIVPIRPLKDGVIADYDITAQMLKEFLKKVSKKMGLSMRKPTVVVCTPSGSTTVERRAIHNAVSSYGAKHVHLIEEPVAAAIGADLPVDEPIANVVVDIGGGTSEVGIISFGGVVSCQSVRIGGDKMDEEIINYIRKKYNILIGERTAENIKMEIGYAYPDHDEETMEVRGRDMVNGLPKTVTVSSKEIYNALKESLQQILEAIRATLENCPPELSGDIVDRGIVLTGGGSLLNGMKDWLASEIFVPVHIAPNPLESVAIGTGRALKMITKLQKAAK